The Lycium barbarum isolate Lr01 chromosome 12, ASM1917538v2, whole genome shotgun sequence genome includes a region encoding these proteins:
- the LOC132621456 gene encoding uncharacterized protein LOC132621456: protein MKPESTDDSTKANANGESCISEGSEYVRLVIRNEPRTTEAVNLQSEVPARKGFTVWWIKAIIWCSSIVIILLIFIKWGVPFLFEKVLIPFLQWESTAFGRPVLALVLVASLALFPVVLLPSGPSMWLAGMIFGYGLGFVIIMVGTTMGMILPYSIGLLFRNRIHQWLKRWPRQAAMVRLAGEGSWFHQFRVVALFRISPFPYTIFNYAVVVTSMRFWPYLCGSVAGMIPESFIYIYSGLLIKTFADVQYGNIHLTPLEIVYNVISFIIAIITTVVFTVYTKRTLDELGREEEVDGEGSAFENGNGKLEMGTLPSGKIMRLD from the exons ATGAAGCCAGAGTCAACTGATGATTCAACCAAAGCCAATGCAAACGGTGAGAGTTGCATAAGCGAGGGCAGTGAGTATGTGAGACTTGTTATAAGAAATGAACCAAGAACAACTGAGGCTGTTAATTTACAATCTGAAGTTCCAGCCAGAAAAGGGTTTACTGTGTGGTGGATCAAGGCCATAATATGGTGTTCTAGTATTGTAATAATTCTTCTGATCTTCATAAAGTGGGGAGTGCCCTTTCTTTTTGAGAAG GTTCTCATTCCCTTCCTACAATGGGAATCCACTGCATTTGGTCGTCCAGTGCTTGCCCTCGTGCTTGTAGCTTCTTTAGCTCTCTTTCCAGTAGTCCTACTTCCTTCTGGACCGTCGATGTGGCTCgcaggaatgatctttggatatGGTCTTGGATTTGTCATAATCATGGTTGGAACAACAATGGGGATGATCCTGCCATACTCCATTGGTTTGCTTTTCCGAAACAGAATTCAT CAATGGCTGAAGAGATGGCCTCGACAAGCTGCCATGGTTAGATTGGCAGGAGAAGGGAGTTGGTTCCATCAATTTCGTGTGGTTGCATTATTTAGGATTTCACCATTCCCCTACACAATCTTCAATTATGCTGTAGTAGTTACAAGCATGAGATTCTGGCCTTATTTATGTGGATCAGTAGCAGGAATGATCCCTGAATCCTTTATTTACATCTACAGTGGCCTGCTAATAAAGACATTTGCTGATGTCCAATATGGAAACATCCACTTGACTCCACTTGAAATTGTATATAATGTGATTTCTTTCATTATAGCAATCATCACTACAGTAGTTTTTACGGTGTATACGAAGAGGACACttgatgaacttggaagggaAGAAGAGGTCGATGGTGAAGGCTCTGCCTTTGAGAATGGCAACGGCAAGTTGGAAATGGGGACGCTTCCCAGTGGAAAAATCATGCGTTTGGATTGA